In Sporosarcina psychrophila, a genomic segment contains:
- the obgE gene encoding GTPase ObgE has product MFVDHVKIYVKGGDGGDGMVAFRREKYIAYGGPAGGDGGQGANVVFIVDEGLRTLMDFRYQRHFKAPRGEHGGSKNMHGKNATDVVVKVPPGTIVTDAEDGSIIADLVEHGQTAIIAKGGRGGRGNSRFATPSNPAPELSEKGEPGANKEINLELKVLADAGLVGFPSVGKSTLLSVVSAAKPKIADYHFTTLVPNLGMVETDDHRGFVLADLPGLIEGAHQGIGLGHQFLRHIERTRVIIHVVDMSGLEGREPFEDFLTINEELEQYNLRLTERPQIIVANKMDMPEAEENLKVFKEKLNDSNALIFPISALTRTGLDGLLHAVANLLETTPEFPMHEIEDEDKENSVLYKYDGEAELFKVARDDDGAFVLSGYTIERLFKMTDFNFDQSVRKFARQLRAMGVDDELRKRGAKDGDTVRLLDFEFDFVD; this is encoded by the coding sequence ATGTTTGTCGATCACGTAAAGATTTATGTAAAAGGCGGCGACGGTGGTGATGGAATGGTTGCTTTCCGTCGAGAAAAGTATATCGCATATGGTGGTCCAGCCGGTGGTGATGGAGGACAAGGTGCTAACGTTGTTTTCATCGTGGATGAAGGATTGCGTACACTGATGGATTTCCGTTACCAGCGTCATTTCAAGGCGCCACGCGGTGAGCATGGTGGCAGTAAAAATATGCACGGGAAGAACGCAACTGATGTAGTTGTCAAAGTTCCACCTGGTACGATTGTGACAGATGCAGAAGATGGTTCAATCATCGCTGACCTCGTTGAACACGGTCAGACAGCAATCATTGCTAAAGGTGGCCGTGGAGGACGCGGGAATAGCCGATTCGCGACACCGTCAAACCCTGCACCTGAACTATCTGAAAAAGGTGAGCCGGGCGCTAATAAAGAAATTAACCTAGAATTGAAAGTGCTAGCGGATGCAGGACTAGTCGGCTTCCCAAGCGTAGGGAAATCGACGTTATTATCTGTCGTTTCCGCTGCAAAACCGAAAATTGCAGATTATCATTTTACGACACTTGTTCCAAATTTAGGAATGGTTGAAACGGATGATCACCGTGGCTTCGTGCTTGCTGACCTTCCAGGATTGATTGAAGGAGCGCACCAAGGTATTGGTCTCGGTCATCAGTTCTTACGCCATATCGAACGGACACGCGTCATCATCCATGTTGTTGATATGTCCGGCCTTGAAGGACGTGAACCATTCGAGGACTTCTTGACAATTAATGAGGAGTTAGAACAATACAACTTACGTTTAACAGAACGTCCGCAAATCATTGTTGCAAATAAAATGGACATGCCTGAAGCGGAAGAGAATCTAAAAGTCTTCAAGGAAAAACTGAATGACAGCAATGCACTCATCTTCCCAATTTCAGCACTCACAAGAACTGGACTTGACGGATTGCTACATGCGGTTGCAAATCTCCTTGAAACGACACCGGAATTCCCGATGCATGAAATTGAGGACGAAGACAAAGAGAACTCAGTTCTGTACAAATATGATGGAGAAGCAGAGTTGTTTAAAGTGGCGCGTGATGATGATGGCGCATTCGTATTGTCGGGCTATACAATTGAGCGTCTGTTCAAAATGACCGACTTCAACTTTGACCAATCCGTACGTAAATTCGCGAGACAATTGCGTGCTATGGGTGTAGATGATGAACTCCGTAAACGTGGCGCGAAAGATGGAGATACTGTGCGACTTCTTGACTTCGAATTTGACTTCGTAGATTAA
- the minD gene encoding septum site-determining protein MinD, with the protein MGEAIVITSGKGGVGKTTTSANLGTALALQGKKVCLIDTDIGLRNLDVILGLENRIIYDLVDVIEGRCKVQQALVKDKRFEDGLFLLPAAQTTDKNAINPEQMKNLVTELKRDYDYILIDCPAGIEQGFKNAIAGADRAIVVTTPEISAVRDADRIIGLLEQEDIEPPKLIINRIRRHLMNSGDALDVNDITTHLSIDLLGIILDDENVITSSNKGEPVVMDPANPAAIGYRNIARRILGESVPLMSLTTGKPGFFGKLKSIFVK; encoded by the coding sequence TTGGGAGAAGCAATCGTAATAACATCTGGTAAAGGTGGTGTCGGCAAGACGACGACATCCGCAAATCTTGGAACTGCACTGGCTCTCCAAGGTAAAAAAGTGTGTCTGATTGACACTGATATCGGCCTCCGTAATCTTGACGTCATTCTCGGCCTTGAAAACCGTATCATCTATGATTTAGTGGATGTTATTGAAGGACGCTGCAAAGTTCAACAGGCACTCGTGAAGGATAAACGTTTCGAGGACGGTCTCTTTTTATTGCCGGCTGCTCAGACTACTGATAAAAACGCAATCAATCCTGAACAGATGAAAAACTTGGTTACTGAACTGAAACGGGATTATGATTATATATTGATTGACTGTCCGGCTGGAATCGAACAAGGTTTCAAAAATGCCATTGCTGGTGCTGACCGTGCCATTGTCGTTACGACTCCTGAAATTTCGGCCGTTCGTGACGCCGATCGAATCATTGGTTTGCTTGAACAGGAAGACATAGAACCCCCGAAACTGATCATCAACCGCATCAGACGGCATCTCATGAATAGCGGAGATGCACTTGATGTCAACGACATTACGACACACTTGTCTATCGACTTGCTCGGCATCATCCTAGACGATGAGAACGTCATCACCTCCTCAAACAAAGGGGAGCCCGTCGTCATGGATCCAGCGAATCCTGCAGCAATTGGCTATCGTAACATTGCGCGCCGTATCCTCGGCGAATCAGTTCCGCTTATGTCTCTTACCACGGGAAAACCTGGATTCTTCGGTAAACTTAAATCGATATTTGTGAAATAA
- the mreC gene encoding rod shape-determining protein MreC translates to MPRFFSNKRLILLLVGVIILVALISFSLKDRQNASLPEQVVKDVVGFGQSLFSKPALYITNVIGNIDGILNTYEENKHLKVRLSEYASGQAELADVKAENERLLEIVGKKDELRVYDPVQATVISRNPDQWEEKIIIDKGENQGIEKNMAVITADGLVGKVVLVTKFTSTVELLSTENRNFRVAAVVAGEKTYGLIEGYDIKRSELIMKRIDSSFEVKVGQKVITSGLGGIFPKGLLIGEVTEVSTDDYGLTKLAYIRPAADFSLLDHVIIAKRSSIVQGTDGDSSADTEGEDGS, encoded by the coding sequence ATGCCGCGATTTTTTTCAAATAAACGTTTGATATTACTGCTCGTGGGCGTCATTATCCTTGTGGCATTAATTTCATTCTCCCTCAAAGACCGGCAGAATGCCTCCCTTCCAGAACAAGTTGTGAAAGATGTCGTCGGCTTCGGGCAGTCACTATTCTCGAAGCCGGCGCTTTACATAACAAACGTTATTGGGAATATTGATGGGATTTTGAATACATATGAAGAAAACAAACATTTAAAAGTAAGATTAAGCGAATACGCCTCTGGACAAGCCGAGCTGGCGGATGTGAAAGCAGAAAATGAACGCCTGCTCGAAATTGTCGGCAAAAAAGATGAATTGCGTGTTTATGATCCGGTCCAGGCGACGGTCATTTCGCGGAACCCTGACCAGTGGGAAGAGAAAATCATCATAGACAAGGGCGAAAATCAAGGTATTGAAAAGAATATGGCGGTCATTACAGCGGATGGCCTAGTTGGAAAAGTTGTACTTGTTACAAAGTTTACGTCCACAGTTGAGCTATTGTCGACTGAGAATCGTAATTTCCGTGTTGCTGCAGTTGTTGCAGGTGAAAAGACTTACGGACTTATCGAGGGGTACGACATTAAACGCAGTGAGCTTATTATGAAACGTATTGACTCTAGTTTCGAAGTCAAAGTCGGTCAGAAAGTCATAACATCTGGTCTTGGTGGTATTTTTCCGAAAGGGCTTTTAATTGGAGAAGTAACAGAAGTATCGACAGATGATTATGGACTGACGAAGTTGGCGTATATCCGGCCGGCAGCGGACTTTTCGTTGTTGGACCATGTTATCATTGCTAAGCGCTCATCCATTGTTCAGGGGACAGACGGGGACAGCTCTGCGGATACTGAGGGGGAGGATGGATCATGA
- the minC gene encoding septum site-determining protein MinC has product MTKQQYVTIKGTKDGLVLRLDDKCAYSDMIAELRRKVEEDGLEGLAEVQVHTGSRYCNEEELREIMNAIHDSPNLRVSKIQSDVITMEECNRKVLENQSETYIGIVRSGQVVQAEGDLVVIGDVNPNGRVVAAGSIYVLGRLKGIAHAGSSGNTKAVIAASWLEATHLIIADKMETMTDELTILSEQPEMECAYLHPNGFIAIDRLQELRILRPGLSSFKGGS; this is encoded by the coding sequence ATGACGAAACAGCAATATGTAACAATAAAAGGGACAAAAGACGGTCTTGTTCTTCGGCTTGACGACAAATGCGCTTATTCGGACATGATTGCCGAGCTCCGCAGAAAAGTGGAGGAAGACGGCTTGGAAGGACTTGCGGAAGTGCAGGTTCATACGGGTAGTCGCTACTGCAATGAAGAAGAATTGCGAGAGATAATGAACGCGATTCATGATTCTCCAAATTTACGTGTATCAAAAATCCAAAGTGATGTTATCACGATGGAAGAATGCAATAGAAAAGTACTTGAAAATCAATCTGAAACCTACATCGGCATCGTGCGATCGGGTCAAGTTGTGCAGGCAGAAGGGGATCTCGTTGTCATTGGTGACGTGAATCCCAATGGCCGCGTCGTCGCTGCGGGCAGCATTTATGTACTTGGTAGACTGAAGGGGATCGCTCATGCAGGATCGAGCGGCAATACGAAGGCTGTGATCGCGGCTTCTTGGCTTGAAGCAACACATCTTATAATCGCGGACAAAATGGAAACGATGACGGATGAGTTAACGATTTTGTCGGAACAACCGGAAATGGAATGTGCTTATTTGCATCCGAACGGCTTCATTGCCATCGACCGTCTGCAGGAACTCCGGATTCTTCGGCCTGGTCTGTCATCATTCAAAGGAGGAAGCTAG
- a CDS encoding ribosomal-processing cysteine protease Prp, with amino-acid sequence MIKIIIKKQSSGRINSFEMTGHANFAEYGKDLVCAAASAVSFGAVNAIIALTGKTPEIQQGSDGGYLKVSFPETEENDHDTQLIVKAMIVSLQTIENDYGQHIKIILK; translated from the coding sequence ATGATCAAGATCATCATCAAGAAACAATCATCCGGTCGTATCAACTCTTTTGAGATGACAGGCCACGCTAATTTTGCAGAATACGGAAAAGACCTTGTCTGTGCAGCTGCATCTGCAGTATCATTTGGTGCTGTCAATGCAATTATTGCACTTACAGGCAAAACCCCTGAGATTCAACAAGGATCTGACGGTGGCTATTTGAAAGTCAGTTTTCCTGAAACTGAAGAAAACGATCACGATACACAGTTGATTGTAAAGGCGATGATTGTTTCATTGCAGACGATTGAAAATGACTATGGGCAACATATAAAAATTATTCTTAAATAG
- a CDS encoding LysM peptidoglycan-binding domain-containing protein — translation MEVHIVVKGDTLWKIARQYGIPFEDLKRVNAHLANPDYIVPGMKIFLPKRQHNAEHPEKGKGPVTPHPPKGTKPSPPIPVPKPPTSKPPTPKPLPVPIPPTPRPPAPTPRPPTPVPPSKPTPPKPAPPAVQPTVPAPIPLPTPTPTPTPTPTPTPMPMPMPMHPPQTFAHPMIGIPCGWMPIFDADCFPFMHSGQIQAMPRQEQPMHHAPLPSTQFPMYEQESPIFSGQGPATSPLEIPMVEGWQLLESPDFMFEETAEMVMQPAAEYSPEYMYEESPEIDLQPSAPCPPGPGYVPQAISPAVQGQWNPGQFGYPAMPQPGYHQGCGCEGQHQQHRQQMMVPIFYGHPCNCPSCMQQATPYSGMPPNQGSNWFGAY, via the coding sequence GTGGAAGTCCATATTGTTGTAAAAGGGGATACGCTATGGAAGATTGCGCGTCAATACGGTATCCCGTTTGAAGATTTAAAGCGGGTGAATGCGCATCTTGCTAATCCAGATTATATTGTTCCTGGAATGAAAATTTTCTTGCCAAAAAGACAGCATAATGCTGAACATCCTGAAAAAGGGAAAGGGCCGGTGACGCCGCATCCTCCAAAGGGTACAAAACCGTCGCCGCCAATACCGGTGCCAAAACCACCAACATCAAAACCACCGACACCAAAGCCGCTACCAGTCCCAATACCGCCAACACCGAGACCACCAGCACCAACGCCAAGACCGCCAACACCAGTACCACCATCCAAACCAACACCACCAAAACCAGCACCACCAGCAGTACAACCAACAGTGCCAGCTCCCATACCGTTACCAACGCCAACACCAACACCAACACCAACACCAACACCAACACCAATGCCGATGCCAATGCCAATGCATCCGCCACAAACATTTGCTCATCCGATGATAGGTATTCCGTGTGGGTGGATGCCGATTTTTGACGCAGATTGTTTCCCGTTCATGCATTCGGGGCAAATCCAGGCGATGCCAAGGCAAGAACAACCGATGCACCACGCTCCTTTACCATCGACTCAATTTCCGATGTATGAACAAGAATCACCGATTTTCTCTGGCCAAGGCCCTGCAACATCTCCTTTAGAAATACCTATGGTAGAAGGGTGGCAGTTGCTCGAATCGCCTGATTTTATGTTTGAAGAGACGGCTGAAATGGTTATGCAACCAGCCGCTGAGTATTCACCAGAGTATATGTATGAAGAATCACCTGAAATTGACCTGCAACCATCTGCTCCGTGTCCACCTGGGCCGGGCTACGTACCGCAGGCTATATCACCAGCTGTACAAGGTCAATGGAATCCCGGACAATTCGGTTATCCTGCAATGCCGCAACCAGGTTATCATCAAGGGTGTGGCTGCGAGGGTCAGCACCAACAACATCGTCAGCAAATGATGGTTCCGATCTTTTATGGTCATCCATGCAATTGCCCTTCATGCATGCAACAGGCAACTCCTTATTCTGGAATGCCTCCTAATCAAGGTTCCAACTGGTTCGGAGCGTATTGA
- the rplU gene encoding 50S ribosomal protein L21 gives MYAIIETGGKQIKVEKGQEIYIEKVAGEADEVVTFNRVLFVGGEDVKVGVPFVEGATVTGTVVKQGRAKKITVFKYKPKKNYHKKQGHRQPYTKIVIDGINL, from the coding sequence ATGTACGCAATTATTGAAACTGGTGGAAAACAGATCAAAGTTGAAAAAGGCCAGGAAATCTACATTGAAAAAGTAGCTGGTGAAGCTGACGAAGTTGTCACTTTCAACAGAGTTCTATTCGTAGGTGGAGAAGACGTGAAAGTAGGCGTTCCATTCGTGGAAGGCGCTACAGTTACAGGAACTGTTGTTAAACAGGGCCGTGCTAAAAAAATCACTGTTTTCAAATACAAGCCGAAAAAGAACTATCACAAAAAACAAGGTCATCGTCAGCCATACACTAAAATCGTCATTGACGGTATTAACCTGTAA
- the pheA gene encoding prephenate dehydratase, protein MGNERYTPTVAYLGPEASFTHVAASTLFGNSGLIPQPTIPDCIEAVAEGRVAYAIVPLENALEGSVPMTIDYLFHGADLFINAEISIPIEQHLMVNKKQVPFITEIESINSHPHALAQCHKYLQYHYRRVPLIQTTSTAAAAKYISENPEVKVAAIGNKLAAEKYGLHIAEENIHDFHFNHTRFVVLSLRKESLETNGHSANLKTTLMVKLPEDDRSGVLHQVLSVFAWRRLNLSKIESRPLKTGLGNYFFIIDVMESEDHPMMKGAMEELSALNCTARSFGSYFIYDQLPSRHSI, encoded by the coding sequence ATGGGAAATGAAAGATATACGCCGACTGTCGCTTATTTAGGGCCGGAAGCATCATTCACGCACGTTGCGGCAAGCACTCTTTTTGGAAATTCGGGATTGATACCTCAACCTACGATACCGGATTGTATAGAGGCTGTGGCGGAAGGGCGTGTCGCCTATGCGATTGTCCCGCTTGAAAATGCGTTGGAAGGATCCGTTCCGATGACCATCGATTACTTGTTCCATGGAGCAGATTTGTTCATCAATGCTGAAATATCGATACCAATCGAACAGCATCTTATGGTCAATAAAAAGCAAGTTCCTTTTATCACTGAAATCGAATCCATCAATTCCCATCCCCATGCCCTTGCGCAATGCCATAAATATTTGCAATACCATTACCGTCGTGTCCCGCTTATCCAGACGACCTCCACGGCGGCAGCTGCCAAATATATTTCCGAAAACCCGGAAGTGAAGGTTGCGGCAATCGGAAATAAGTTGGCGGCTGAAAAATATGGTCTACATATCGCAGAGGAGAATATTCACGATTTTCATTTTAACCATACGCGATTCGTCGTATTATCCCTGCGAAAAGAAAGTTTGGAAACAAATGGCCATTCTGCAAATCTAAAAACGACATTAATGGTAAAATTACCAGAAGATGACCGTTCAGGTGTGCTGCACCAGGTTTTATCCGTTTTTGCATGGCGCAGACTCAATTTAAGTAAAATTGAATCAAGGCCATTAAAAACAGGACTTGGCAATTACTTCTTCATTATCGATGTAATGGAATCCGAAGACCACCCGATGATGAAAGGTGCGATGGAAGAACTCAGCGCACTGAATTGTACTGCTCGTTCATTCGGTTCATATTTCATATACGACCAACTACCGTCACGTCATTCAATATGA
- a CDS encoding Spo0B domain-containing protein, producing the protein MGNSKLTTAEALKFARHDFLNELQLVLLYIDLDKLPEAKQKILEATNRMREVALLERLGLPAVEIWLTTFDWLYGAFTKTMTCTIASGIREADDAAVVTYLERMFSEAEKTLDPTSEYETQIDVQATAESWSITITVHAHMKKNLLEPVALGNITVEETLSQNQWTFTISGQ; encoded by the coding sequence ATGGGGAACAGTAAACTTACCACGGCGGAAGCGCTGAAATTTGCAAGACATGATTTTTTAAATGAACTTCAATTAGTCTTGCTCTATATCGATCTTGATAAACTACCGGAAGCAAAACAAAAGATCTTGGAAGCAACCAATCGAATGCGTGAAGTGGCATTATTAGAAAGGCTCGGACTTCCAGCCGTTGAGATATGGCTTACTACGTTCGACTGGCTATATGGTGCTTTTACAAAAACGATGACGTGTACAATAGCATCCGGAATCCGGGAAGCTGATGATGCGGCAGTTGTAACTTATTTAGAACGAATGTTTAGTGAAGCTGAAAAAACATTGGACCCGACTTCTGAGTACGAAACGCAGATCGATGTGCAGGCAACAGCCGAAAGTTGGTCAATTACGATTACTGTGCATGCCCACATGAAAAAAAATCTGTTAGAACCGGTGGCACTCGGAAACATTACAGTTGAAGAGACACTTTCGCAAAATCAATGGACGTTCACAATTAGTGGACAATAG
- the rpmA gene encoding 50S ribosomal protein L27, with protein MLRLDLQFFASKKGVGSTRNGRDSHSKRLGAKRADGQFVTGGSILYRQRGTKIHPGENVGLGGDDTLFAKVDGVVRFERFGRDKKKVSVYPEVQEA; from the coding sequence ATGCTACGTTTAGATCTCCAGTTTTTCGCATCGAAAAAAGGGGTAGGTTCTACTCGGAACGGTCGTGACTCTCACTCGAAACGTCTTGGCGCAAAACGCGCGGACGGACAGTTTGTTACTGGCGGCTCAATCCTTTATCGTCAGCGCGGAACGAAAATTCATCCAGGTGAAAACGTCGGTCTCGGTGGTGACGATACTCTTTTCGCAAAAGTTGACGGCGTCGTTCGTTTCGAACGTTTTGGTCGTGACAAAAAGAAAGTTAGCGTATACCCTGAAGTTCAGGAAGCTTAA
- a CDS encoding nuclease-related domain-containing protein produces the protein MIIKKRGIPGAFAGLASLVSRISESDEMYKRIKSDYKNSRGGFAGELKVDNYLKELELKMPYYVLQNLNIKVGKKEVQIDTLLIHPNFILVIEIKNMRGEFYFDPVNKHFYRLNDEGKKEGMRNPEAQLSRSTTIINSFLRNIGVEMSANGLIVFVSRAGIVMQASENWKTIPIDSLVEYIEFLESRTKRVIANEICKRLAFELLTEDRLEKPFSIVDYYISVDKVKKGVRCPKCDYIPMLRKHSRWCCGKCGKESRDAHLNTLQEYRLLFGPEITSRSAIEFMQHDSIYFAIRVLNNNAEIKKAKTRYRLFQIRDEKHLLSEFIREELKK, from the coding sequence TTGATAATTAAAAAACGAGGTATTCCAGGGGCTTTTGCAGGGCTAGCATCGCTTGTTTCACGTATATCGGAATCCGATGAAATGTATAAAAGAATTAAGTCTGATTATAAAAATAGTCGAGGGGGATTTGCGGGTGAATTGAAAGTTGATAATTATTTGAAAGAGCTTGAACTAAAGATGCCCTATTACGTTTTGCAGAATCTGAATATCAAGGTTGGAAAAAAGGAAGTTCAAATTGATACATTACTTATACATCCTAATTTCATTTTGGTAATAGAAATAAAAAATATGCGGGGGGAATTTTATTTTGATCCCGTTAATAAACATTTTTATAGGCTGAACGACGAAGGGAAAAAGGAAGGAATGAGGAACCCGGAAGCGCAGCTAAGTCGGTCGACAACTATTATCAATTCATTTCTTCGTAATATAGGGGTCGAGATGTCCGCCAATGGACTTATCGTATTCGTTAGCCGTGCGGGGATCGTTATGCAAGCATCGGAAAACTGGAAAACGATTCCGATTGATTCACTGGTGGAATATATCGAATTTTTAGAGAGTCGTACTAAACGTGTGATCGCGAATGAAATATGCAAGCGTTTGGCATTTGAGCTTTTGACCGAAGATAGACTAGAAAAACCATTTAGTATCGTTGACTATTATATTTCGGTTGATAAAGTGAAGAAAGGGGTCAGATGTCCAAAGTGTGATTACATTCCAATGCTAAGAAAGCATTCGCGATGGTGTTGTGGGAAATGCGGAAAGGAATCACGTGATGCTCATCTCAATACCCTACAGGAATATCGTTTATTATTTGGACCGGAAATTACGAGTAGAAGTGCGATTGAATTCATGCAGCATGACTCCATTTACTTTGCGATACGTGTTCTTAATAATAATGCTGAAATAAAAAAAGCGAAGACAAGGTATAGATTATTTCAAATTAGAGATGAAAAACATCTATTATCGGAATTTATTCGGGAAGAGTTGAAAAAATAG
- the mreD gene encoding rod shape-determining protein MreD: MIRSVIPLIAVLLFFLEPVFSLFSPVNIGSDSYTLVPRFVIVYLIFIAVYYSRKHAIIYGIVLGLLYDMYHIDIIGLYAFLYPLICFIATLIIRQIHRHIVTVMFLALLLIIVLEVLSYFFASLVSLTSIGLDEFITGRLIPTIIANSIFVGMFGWFFKTLIYKRVVERQGETL, translated from the coding sequence ATGATCCGATCCGTCATCCCTCTTATTGCCGTATTGTTGTTTTTCCTAGAGCCTGTATTCAGTCTGTTTTCACCGGTGAACATTGGTAGTGATAGCTATACGCTTGTTCCGCGGTTTGTTATCGTGTACCTTATTTTTATAGCTGTCTATTACAGTAGAAAACATGCAATCATTTACGGAATTGTGCTTGGACTCTTGTATGATATGTACCATATTGATATTATTGGATTATATGCATTTCTCTATCCTTTGATCTGCTTTATTGCAACACTAATTATTCGCCAAATCCACCGCCATATTGTTACGGTGATGTTCTTGGCCTTACTTCTGATTATCGTGCTCGAAGTACTATCATACTTTTTTGCTAGTCTCGTTTCATTGACATCTATTGGATTGGATGAATTCATTACAGGGAGACTTATTCCAACGATAATTGCCAACTCAATATTCGTTGGTATGTTCGGTTGGTTTTTCAAAACACTTATTTATAAAAGAGTAGTAGAGCGACAGGGCGAAACTTTGTAA
- a CDS encoding M50 family metallopeptidase, whose translation MKFKLHPVLLPFFLFLIMTGSISIYAIIFISLLIHEAGHLLAAYLTGMRIRSCTIMPYGGEIVIWNKHMAPRRDRLLVALSGPLATLLLLLMAIWIPFPGDDQVIRIQVALLVLNLLPILPLDGGQAICALLETEGSVYRTRSLVLLHSILLLCASIILLSIDIPKTLPYILLATFLLLQNISAFRFRKYEKAFAEIKLNRLT comes from the coding sequence ATGAAATTTAAGCTTCATCCTGTTCTTTTGCCTTTTTTTCTATTTTTAATCATGACCGGCAGCATTTCGATTTATGCCATTATCTTTATTTCGCTTCTGATTCATGAAGCTGGGCACCTCCTTGCTGCCTATCTTACTGGAATGCGCATACGATCTTGTACAATCATGCCTTACGGTGGCGAAATCGTTATTTGGAATAAACATATGGCACCAAGAAGAGATCGTCTCCTCGTCGCGCTCAGCGGTCCTTTAGCAACGTTGCTCCTATTATTAATGGCGATTTGGATTCCATTTCCGGGTGACGACCAAGTTATCCGGATTCAAGTTGCATTGCTAGTGCTTAACTTACTTCCCATTCTACCGCTTGATGGTGGACAGGCAATATGTGCGCTGCTCGAAACAGAAGGTTCCGTTTATCGCACACGCTCGCTCGTTTTGCTGCATTCAATTCTACTTCTTTGCGCTAGTATTATCCTATTATCAATTGATATACCTAAGACATTGCCCTACATTCTCCTGGCAACGTTCCTCTTGCTTCAAAACATTTCCGCTTTTCGGTTCCGAAAATATGAAAAAGCATTTGCAGAAATAAAATTAAATAGGTTGACGTAA
- a CDS encoding ACT domain-containing protein, with product MKQLGEGQFYLVREDVLTESMLKMLEAKRLLASGEESTIQDATKRVGLSRSAFYKYRDTVYPFESIARERILTIFIQLEDRKGSLATLLQIVSESKCNVLTIHQTIPVQARANITLSLDVTEMIIKMEEFLQRLKAPDFVDSVVLISSGAL from the coding sequence ATGAAGCAGTTGGGGGAAGGTCAGTTTTATCTTGTAAGGGAAGACGTACTGACAGAATCGATGCTGAAAATGTTAGAAGCGAAAAGGCTTTTGGCAAGCGGAGAGGAATCGACGATACAAGATGCCACGAAGAGGGTAGGATTATCCCGTAGTGCATTTTATAAATACCGTGACACTGTTTATCCGTTCGAATCAATTGCACGTGAGCGTATCCTAACGATTTTCATTCAGCTGGAAGACCGGAAAGGATCGCTTGCGACATTGTTGCAGATTGTCTCTGAGTCAAAATGTAATGTCTTGACAATTCATCAGACCATTCCTGTTCAAGCACGGGCTAATATTACTTTGTCACTCGATGTAACAGAAATGATCATAAAAATGGAAGAGTTCCTGCAACGGTTGAAAGCACCTGACTTTGTCGATTCAGTTGTCTTAATCAGTTCAGGTGCACTCTGA